A window of the Cucurbita pepo subsp. pepo cultivar mu-cu-16 chromosome LG01, ASM280686v2, whole genome shotgun sequence genome harbors these coding sequences:
- the LOC111804386 gene encoding protein indeterminate-domain 5, chloroplastic-like isoform X1 — MAASSSSSLPVYGVGEEASPQMRPPSSSSTKKKRNQPGTPSKYYPDAEVIALSPKTLMATNRFICEVCNKGFQREQNLQLHRRGHNLPWKLKQKSTKDPKRKVYLCPEPTCVHHHPSRALGDLTGIKKHYSRKHGEKKWKCDKCSKRYAVQSDWKAHSKTCGTREYRCDCGTLFSRRDSFITHRAFCDALAQESSRHPPSIGRHLYGAQENPNIINQSAPGHFTHLLPSSMGSSFRPMSASPPFFLTEQNNQSSFHEDQPNQSQQGFFGNKGFHGVMQFPDIQSHTNNCASNVFNLGFIPNSTSEGTTNLSNNNDTNTITTNLNQFSATNNANNQAAASNIFAVIGDQMNSAALPSLYSNASAVGGGGGSGIGGSFPHMSATALLQKAAQLGSTTSSTNTTSTLLRSFGSSSNSGGKASDRTLFPLSYGGVTFGEHESNLQDMMNSFGSGSSGSGMFGSGMNSFGGLECSSSRTNMETLEDPKLQQDVRGVRMGGTDRLTRDFLGVGQIVRSMSGGGGGGYSQKQGAEGIVLEGNERNSAPSSQGFGGGNGNYQ, encoded by the exons ATGGctgcatcttcttcttcctcacttCCAGTTTATGGCGTTGGAGAAGAAGCATCTCCCCAGATGAGGCCTCCCTCTAGTTCTTCcactaagaaaaaaagaaaccaaccAGGAACTCCAAGCAAGTAtt ACCCAGATGCGGAGGTCATAGCCTTGAGTCCCAAGACCCTAATGGCTACAAACAGATTCATTTGTGAAGTTTGTAACAAAGGGTTTCAAAGAGAGCAAAACCTTCAGCTTCATAGACGTGGTCACAACTTGCCTTGGAAGCTAAAGCAGAAGTCCACTAAAGACCCTAAGCGCAAGGTTTACTTATGTCCTGAACCCACATGTGTCCACCACCACCCTTCTAGGGCCCTTGGTGACTTAACCGGCATCAAAAAACACTACTCTAGAAAACATGGcgagaagaaatggaagtgTGATAAGTGCTCTAAGCGTTACGCCGTTCAGTCCGACTGGAAAGCTCACTCCAAAACGTGCGGTACTCGCGAGTATCGTTGCGATTGTGGCACTCTCTTCTCCAG ACGGGATAGTTTTATTACTCATCGAGCTTTTTGTGATGCATTGGCTCAAGAAAGTTCTAGGCATCCTCCAAGTATTGGAAGGCATTTATATGGAGCTCAAGAGAATCCCAATATCATTAATCAATCTGCTCCTGGACATTTTACTCATCTCCTTCCTTCATCCATGGGGTCGTCCTTTCGGCCCATGTCGGCGTCACCGCCGTTCTTCTTGACGGAGCAGAATAATCAGAGTAGCTTCCATGAGGATCAGCCAAACCAATCCCAACAAGGGTTCTTTGGAAACAAGGGGTTTCATGGGGTGATGCAATTCCCTGATATCCAATCCCATACCAATAATTGTGCTTCCAATGTCTTCAATTTGGGGTTCATACCAAATTCTACTAGCGAGGGTACTACCAATTTGAGCAATAACAATGACACCAACACTATTACTACCAATTTGAATCAATTCAGTGCCACAAACAATGCCAACAATCAAGCTGCTGCCTCTAACATTTTCGCCGTAATCGGCGATCAGATGAATTCAGCTGCACTCCCATCTCTCTACAGCAATGCCTCGGCTGTCGGTGGTGGAGGCGGTAGTGGTATCGGTGGTTCGTTCCCACATATGTCGGCGACAGCGCTTCTTCAGAAGGCAGCTCAATTGGGTTCAACGACGTCAAGTACCAACACGACATCGACGTTGCTAAGGTCGTTTGGAAGCTCCTCGAACTCAGGGGGGAAAGCGTCAGACAGAACGCTTTTCCCATTGAGTTACGGAGGAGTAACATTCGGGGAACATGAGAGCAATCTTCAGGATATGATGAATTCATTTGGAAGCGGGAGCTCGGGAAGTGGGATGTTCGGGAGCGGGATGAACTCGTTCGGTGGATTGGAGTGCAGTAGTAGTAGAACCAACATGGAAACGTTGGAGGATCCAAAGTTACAACAGGATGTAAGAGGAGTGAGGATGGGAGGGACAGATAGGTTAACAAGAGACTTCCTAGGCGTTGGACAGATTGTAAGAAGCATgagtggcggcggcggcggcggttaTTCACAGAAACAAGGGGCGGAGGGGATTGTTTTGGAGGGAAATGAGAGGAATTCAGCGCCGTCAAGTCAAGGTTTTGGCGGTGGAAATGGAAACTACCAGtga
- the LOC111804386 gene encoding protein indeterminate-domain 5, chloroplastic-like isoform X3: MATNRFICEVCNKGFQREQNLQLHRRGHNLPWKLKQKSTKDPKRKVYLCPEPTCVHHHPSRALGDLTGIKKHYSRKHGEKKWKCDKCSKRYAVQSDWKAHSKTCGTREYRCDCGTLFSRRDSFITHRAFCDALAQESSRHPPSIGRHLYGAQENPNIINQSAPGHFTHLLPSSMGSSFRPMSASPPFFLTEQNNQSSFHEDQPNQSQQGFFGNKGFHGVMQFPDIQSHTNNCASNVFNLGFIPNSTSEGTTNLSNNNDTNTITTNLNQFSATNNANNQAAASNIFAVIGDQMNSAALPSLYSNASAVGGGGGSGIGGSFPHMSATALLQKAAQLGSTTSSTNTTSTLLRSFGSSSNSGGKASDRTLFPLSYGGVTFGEHESNLQDMMNSFGSGSSGSGMFGSGMNSFGGLECSSSRTNMETLEDPKLQQDVRGVRMGGTDRLTRDFLGVGQIVRSMSGGGGGGYSQKQGAEGIVLEGNERNSAPSSQGFGGGNGNYQ; this comes from the exons ATGGCTACAAACAGATTCATTTGTGAAGTTTGTAACAAAGGGTTTCAAAGAGAGCAAAACCTTCAGCTTCATAGACGTGGTCACAACTTGCCTTGGAAGCTAAAGCAGAAGTCCACTAAAGACCCTAAGCGCAAGGTTTACTTATGTCCTGAACCCACATGTGTCCACCACCACCCTTCTAGGGCCCTTGGTGACTTAACCGGCATCAAAAAACACTACTCTAGAAAACATGGcgagaagaaatggaagtgTGATAAGTGCTCTAAGCGTTACGCCGTTCAGTCCGACTGGAAAGCTCACTCCAAAACGTGCGGTACTCGCGAGTATCGTTGCGATTGTGGCACTCTCTTCTCCAG ACGGGATAGTTTTATTACTCATCGAGCTTTTTGTGATGCATTGGCTCAAGAAAGTTCTAGGCATCCTCCAAGTATTGGAAGGCATTTATATGGAGCTCAAGAGAATCCCAATATCATTAATCAATCTGCTCCTGGACATTTTACTCATCTCCTTCCTTCATCCATGGGGTCGTCCTTTCGGCCCATGTCGGCGTCACCGCCGTTCTTCTTGACGGAGCAGAATAATCAGAGTAGCTTCCATGAGGATCAGCCAAACCAATCCCAACAAGGGTTCTTTGGAAACAAGGGGTTTCATGGGGTGATGCAATTCCCTGATATCCAATCCCATACCAATAATTGTGCTTCCAATGTCTTCAATTTGGGGTTCATACCAAATTCTACTAGCGAGGGTACTACCAATTTGAGCAATAACAATGACACCAACACTATTACTACCAATTTGAATCAATTCAGTGCCACAAACAATGCCAACAATCAAGCTGCTGCCTCTAACATTTTCGCCGTAATCGGCGATCAGATGAATTCAGCTGCACTCCCATCTCTCTACAGCAATGCCTCGGCTGTCGGTGGTGGAGGCGGTAGTGGTATCGGTGGTTCGTTCCCACATATGTCGGCGACAGCGCTTCTTCAGAAGGCAGCTCAATTGGGTTCAACGACGTCAAGTACCAACACGACATCGACGTTGCTAAGGTCGTTTGGAAGCTCCTCGAACTCAGGGGGGAAAGCGTCAGACAGAACGCTTTTCCCATTGAGTTACGGAGGAGTAACATTCGGGGAACATGAGAGCAATCTTCAGGATATGATGAATTCATTTGGAAGCGGGAGCTCGGGAAGTGGGATGTTCGGGAGCGGGATGAACTCGTTCGGTGGATTGGAGTGCAGTAGTAGTAGAACCAACATGGAAACGTTGGAGGATCCAAAGTTACAACAGGATGTAAGAGGAGTGAGGATGGGAGGGACAGATAGGTTAACAAGAGACTTCCTAGGCGTTGGACAGATTGTAAGAAGCATgagtggcggcggcggcggcggttaTTCACAGAAACAAGGGGCGGAGGGGATTGTTTTGGAGGGAAATGAGAGGAATTCAGCGCCGTCAAGTCAAGGTTTTGGCGGTGGAAATGGAAACTACCAGtga
- the LOC111804386 gene encoding protein indeterminate-domain 5, chloroplastic-like isoform X2, translating to MAASSSSSLPVYGVGEEASPQMRPPSSSSTKKKRNQPGTPNPDAEVIALSPKTLMATNRFICEVCNKGFQREQNLQLHRRGHNLPWKLKQKSTKDPKRKVYLCPEPTCVHHHPSRALGDLTGIKKHYSRKHGEKKWKCDKCSKRYAVQSDWKAHSKTCGTREYRCDCGTLFSRRDSFITHRAFCDALAQESSRHPPSIGRHLYGAQENPNIINQSAPGHFTHLLPSSMGSSFRPMSASPPFFLTEQNNQSSFHEDQPNQSQQGFFGNKGFHGVMQFPDIQSHTNNCASNVFNLGFIPNSTSEGTTNLSNNNDTNTITTNLNQFSATNNANNQAAASNIFAVIGDQMNSAALPSLYSNASAVGGGGGSGIGGSFPHMSATALLQKAAQLGSTTSSTNTTSTLLRSFGSSSNSGGKASDRTLFPLSYGGVTFGEHESNLQDMMNSFGSGSSGSGMFGSGMNSFGGLECSSSRTNMETLEDPKLQQDVRGVRMGGTDRLTRDFLGVGQIVRSMSGGGGGGYSQKQGAEGIVLEGNERNSAPSSQGFGGGNGNYQ from the exons ATGGctgcatcttcttcttcctcacttCCAGTTTATGGCGTTGGAGAAGAAGCATCTCCCCAGATGAGGCCTCCCTCTAGTTCTTCcactaagaaaaaaagaaaccaaccAGGAACTCCAA ACCCAGATGCGGAGGTCATAGCCTTGAGTCCCAAGACCCTAATGGCTACAAACAGATTCATTTGTGAAGTTTGTAACAAAGGGTTTCAAAGAGAGCAAAACCTTCAGCTTCATAGACGTGGTCACAACTTGCCTTGGAAGCTAAAGCAGAAGTCCACTAAAGACCCTAAGCGCAAGGTTTACTTATGTCCTGAACCCACATGTGTCCACCACCACCCTTCTAGGGCCCTTGGTGACTTAACCGGCATCAAAAAACACTACTCTAGAAAACATGGcgagaagaaatggaagtgTGATAAGTGCTCTAAGCGTTACGCCGTTCAGTCCGACTGGAAAGCTCACTCCAAAACGTGCGGTACTCGCGAGTATCGTTGCGATTGTGGCACTCTCTTCTCCAG ACGGGATAGTTTTATTACTCATCGAGCTTTTTGTGATGCATTGGCTCAAGAAAGTTCTAGGCATCCTCCAAGTATTGGAAGGCATTTATATGGAGCTCAAGAGAATCCCAATATCATTAATCAATCTGCTCCTGGACATTTTACTCATCTCCTTCCTTCATCCATGGGGTCGTCCTTTCGGCCCATGTCGGCGTCACCGCCGTTCTTCTTGACGGAGCAGAATAATCAGAGTAGCTTCCATGAGGATCAGCCAAACCAATCCCAACAAGGGTTCTTTGGAAACAAGGGGTTTCATGGGGTGATGCAATTCCCTGATATCCAATCCCATACCAATAATTGTGCTTCCAATGTCTTCAATTTGGGGTTCATACCAAATTCTACTAGCGAGGGTACTACCAATTTGAGCAATAACAATGACACCAACACTATTACTACCAATTTGAATCAATTCAGTGCCACAAACAATGCCAACAATCAAGCTGCTGCCTCTAACATTTTCGCCGTAATCGGCGATCAGATGAATTCAGCTGCACTCCCATCTCTCTACAGCAATGCCTCGGCTGTCGGTGGTGGAGGCGGTAGTGGTATCGGTGGTTCGTTCCCACATATGTCGGCGACAGCGCTTCTTCAGAAGGCAGCTCAATTGGGTTCAACGACGTCAAGTACCAACACGACATCGACGTTGCTAAGGTCGTTTGGAAGCTCCTCGAACTCAGGGGGGAAAGCGTCAGACAGAACGCTTTTCCCATTGAGTTACGGAGGAGTAACATTCGGGGAACATGAGAGCAATCTTCAGGATATGATGAATTCATTTGGAAGCGGGAGCTCGGGAAGTGGGATGTTCGGGAGCGGGATGAACTCGTTCGGTGGATTGGAGTGCAGTAGTAGTAGAACCAACATGGAAACGTTGGAGGATCCAAAGTTACAACAGGATGTAAGAGGAGTGAGGATGGGAGGGACAGATAGGTTAACAAGAGACTTCCTAGGCGTTGGACAGATTGTAAGAAGCATgagtggcggcggcggcggcggttaTTCACAGAAACAAGGGGCGGAGGGGATTGTTTTGGAGGGAAATGAGAGGAATTCAGCGCCGTCAAGTCAAGGTTTTGGCGGTGGAAATGGAAACTACCAGtga